The Actinomycetota bacterium region CGGATCGTGGACCGTCCGGACCCGTACGTCGGATCGCCGGACGCCCTGATCTACTTCGAGGTGAACGACACCTCCGCCGCCCTGACGTGCTCCCTCGACGGGGCTGCGTACCCGGCCGACGGATCGGCCTGCGCCTCACCGGTCCAGCTCTCCGGGCTGGGCGACGGTGAGCACGCCTTCTCGGTGCGAGCGGTCAACGCGGTCGGGGAGGCGGTCGAACGCGTGGACTGGACGGTCGAGTCGCCCCCGGACACCGAGATCCTGTGGGGACCCCCGCCGCACACCTCGTCCCCGTCCGCGTCGTTCGGGCTCGCGTCCACGCGGATGGACAGCTCGTTCCGGTGCGGCCTCGACGGGGAGCCCCTGAAGACCTGCTCCGAGCTGGTCGAGCTGGAGGATCTGGAGGAGGGACCTCACCAACTGGTGGTCGCCGCCTCGAGCCCCCACGGGTTCGTCGACCCGACCCCGGCCGGCTGGACGTGGACGGTGGACCAGACGCCTCCCGAGGTCGAGATCACCTCCCCCCGGCCCGGTTCGATCCGGCCCGGCCCCCGGGGGAGGGGACGTCGACGGGGCCGGGCCGTCGTCGCCTCGGGACGGGAGCTGCAGCTGAGGGCCGACGTCTCCGACGGGAACGGAGTGGCCTGGGTGGCGTTCTCGGTGGACGGGCGGCCCGTCTGCCACGTCGAGACCGGTCCGTACGCCTGCGACGTCACGGTCCGCCGCGGGAGGCACGTCGTGGAGGTGGAGGCCGTGGACCCCGCCGGGAACGCCACCATCGAGAACGTGATCGTCTGGGTCCTGTAGGGGGGCCGTGCCTCGGCGCTACCGGGCTCCCTCGACCGAGAAGGCCGGCTGGCGTTCGGACACCTTCTTCGGCTCGAGCTCGTAGACGCGGTAGGCGGCCCGGATCACGGGCTGGGAGACGTTGCGGACGTGAACGCCGCCCGGTGTGACGCCGCGTTCGGTGCCGACGTGTGCGTGTCCGTGTAGCACCAGGTCGCACCCCGCGCGGTCGACGGCCTCGGCCAGCAGGTAGGACCCGAGGAACGGGTAGATCTCGAGCCTCTCGCCGGCGAGC contains the following coding sequences:
- a CDS encoding metallophosphoesterase family protein, translating into FAGACATDFGEPEIKAFVRHTRDIANRLERRLRALRTDVRVALLHFSPVPDTLAGERLEIYPFLGSYLLAEAVDRAGCDLVLHGHAHVGTERGVTPGGVHVRNVSQPVIRAAYRVYELEPKKVSERQPAFSVEGAR